One segment of Nostoc flagelliforme CCNUN1 DNA contains the following:
- a CDS encoding cytochrome P450: MSQVKARPESPAGWPVIGNLPDFARDPFAFLRRLHLEFGDVPGFSLVGRKFVLICHPDDTERVLFDTGKHFHKGYQDNFAPRLLLGNGLATSEGEFWQKQRRLAQPAFHTQQVSAYANTIIQITERLLQSWQDGEVRDVHRDMMLFTQQVVAKTLFDADVTDEALEIGQTFDVILQEMTAEVMSLRQFLPSFVPLPGRARFRAAVNHMEEILQSKIKERRTTSDNHGDLLAMLMEARDDDGNGMTDKQLRDEIITLYFAGYETTANTLCWMWLLLSYHTETRAKLEAELKRILNGRYPSISDVKALTYTEAIIKETLRLYPPGWIIARVASEDVEISGYLVSKGTEVWMSSWLAHRDPRWFNNPETFIPERWLDDLENRLPKYAYFPFGGGPRVCIGKSLAQLTSILLLSTIAQRYRLEVLPNQMIEPDPGVTLRPKHGIKVRLHQR, translated from the coding sequence ATGAGTCAAGTTAAGGCCCGCCCCGAAAGTCCTGCTGGTTGGCCAGTGATCGGCAATCTTCCAGATTTCGCCCGAGACCCGTTCGCGTTCCTCAGGCGCTTGCACTTGGAATTTGGCGATGTACCAGGCTTTTCGCTTGTCGGAAGAAAGTTTGTTCTAATCTGCCATCCGGACGATACTGAACGGGTACTGTTTGATACGGGTAAGCACTTTCATAAGGGCTATCAAGACAATTTTGCTCCGCGCCTTTTGCTTGGCAATGGTCTTGCGACCAGCGAAGGCGAGTTCTGGCAAAAGCAACGTCGGCTTGCGCAGCCCGCTTTCCACACCCAACAGGTGAGCGCATATGCCAATACGATTATACAGATTACTGAGCGGCTGCTCCAAAGCTGGCAGGACGGAGAAGTCCGAGACGTACACCGGGACATGATGTTGTTTACGCAGCAAGTCGTGGCGAAAACCCTGTTTGATGCTGACGTGACTGATGAGGCGCTAGAGATTGGACAAACGTTCGACGTGATTTTACAGGAGATGACCGCAGAGGTTATGAGCTTGAGGCAATTCTTACCAAGCTTCGTCCCTTTGCCAGGACGTGCAAGGTTTCGTGCAGCTGTGAATCACATGGAGGAAATTCTACAAAGCAAAATCAAAGAGCGTCGCACCACCTCTGACAATCACGGTGACTTGCTTGCTATGCTGATGGAAGCGCGGGACGACGATGGAAATGGCATGACTGATAAGCAATTGCGCGACGAAATCATAACGCTTTATTTTGCTGGATACGAAACCACCGCAAACACACTCTGCTGGATGTGGCTGCTGCTTTCCTACCACACTGAGACACGTGCCAAGCTTGAGGCTGAACTCAAGCGCATCCTTAATGGACGCTACCCCAGCATTAGTGATGTAAAAGCGCTTACTTACACAGAGGCAATCATTAAGGAGACGCTGCGTCTTTATCCTCCTGGGTGGATCATTGCGCGAGTCGCCAGTGAGGATGTGGAAATTAGTGGATACTTGGTTTCCAAGGGTACAGAAGTATGGATGAGTTCATGGCTCGCACACCGCGATCCGCGCTGGTTTAACAACCCAGAAACTTTCATTCCTGAACGCTGGCTGGACGACTTAGAGAATCGCCTTCCCAAGTACGCGTACTTCCCGTTTGGCGGCGGACCACGCGTATGTATTGGCAAGAGCCTCGCACAACTGACATCTATACTGCTTCTTTCCACTATCGCTCAACGCTACCGTCTTGAGGTGCTGCCGAATCAGATGATTGAACCCGATCCTGGTGTAACCCTTAGGCCCAAGCACGGGATCAAGGTGCGGCTTCACCAGCGGTGA
- the ispE gene encoding 4-(cytidine 5'-diphospho)-2-C-methyl-D-erythritol kinase translates to MRSYSLIASAKINLYLEIIGARPDGYHNLIMVLQSIDLADQIDLRPLGTKDVCLHCDHPEVPQDHTNLAYKAATLMAAKFPDAFARYGGVDITIDKRIPVGAGLAGGSTNAAAVLVGLNLMWNLKLSNKQLQYLGSLLGSDVPFCVVGGTMLATGRGEYLSSLPALDNFYVVLGKYRSLSVSTAWAYQTFRYQYLEGNVSDTLSTENYKQRVYSEKMVYAITRKNERQIGQLLYNDLERIVLPQYPQVQKLKEKFQHLECAAMMSGSGPTVFALTQSQQEAQQVLESVKIEISDPDLDLWVAKFTSSSIRVASSVK, encoded by the coding sequence ATGCGCTCCTACTCCCTGATTGCTTCGGCAAAAATCAATTTGTACCTAGAAATCATTGGTGCTCGCCCAGATGGCTATCATAATTTGATCATGGTACTTCAAAGCATTGATTTAGCAGATCAAATAGACCTACGTCCATTGGGAACTAAGGATGTCTGCCTGCATTGCGACCATCCAGAAGTGCCTCAAGACCATACCAATCTTGCCTACAAAGCGGCAACACTGATGGCAGCAAAATTCCCTGATGCCTTTGCTAGATATGGCGGTGTTGATATCACAATTGACAAGCGGATTCCTGTAGGAGCCGGGTTAGCAGGTGGTTCTACGAATGCTGCTGCAGTTTTGGTTGGGCTAAATTTGATGTGGAACCTGAAATTGAGTAACAAGCAATTACAATACCTTGGCTCTTTACTAGGATCTGATGTGCCCTTTTGTGTTGTTGGCGGTACAATGCTAGCGACAGGACGGGGTGAATACCTCTCTTCCCTACCAGCACTTGATAATTTTTACGTAGTGTTAGGTAAGTATCGCAGTCTCTCGGTTTCTACGGCTTGGGCTTACCAGACGTTCCGTTATCAATACCTTGAAGGTAACGTGTCAGATACTCTTTCCACAGAGAATTATAAGCAGCGAGTGTACTCAGAAAAAATGGTATATGCCATTACTCGCAAAAATGAAAGGCAAATTGGTCAATTACTCTATAATGACCTGGAACGGATCGTATTGCCACAATATCCCCAAGTACAAAAGCTTAAGGAGAAATTCCAGCACTTGGAATGTGCTGCAATGATGTCAGGTTCTGGTCCTACCGTGTTTGCTTTGACTCAGTCTCAGCAAGAGGCACAGCAGGTTTTAGAGTCAGTGAAAATAGAAATTTCTGACCCTGATTTAGATTTGTGGGTTGCAAAATTTACGTCTTCTAGTATTCGTGTTGCATCTTCTGTTAAATGA
- a CDS encoding AAA family ATPase — translation MVRIIAIVGMPGSGKSVVASYLKDNGFPIIRFGEIIIREVEKRALPITPQNEQIVREEIRRKQGMDVCAQIALPLIKAKLLEHRLVIIDGLYSFSEYKTLKKEFDEELLVLGVFTPKVMRYQRLTLRNERPLTIAEAEKRDFLEIEKIEKGGPIAMANITIINNGSQYQLYEQLDQLLAEILQGVPPILCKV, via the coding sequence ATGGTGAGAATCATTGCTATCGTTGGTATGCCTGGTTCAGGTAAGAGTGTGGTAGCCAGTTACCTCAAAGATAATGGTTTTCCTATAATTCGTTTTGGGGAGATTATTATACGTGAAGTTGAAAAACGGGCACTACCAATAACACCACAAAACGAGCAAATTGTTAGAGAAGAGATTAGAAGAAAGCAAGGAATGGATGTCTGCGCCCAAATAGCATTACCACTCATTAAAGCCAAACTGTTAGAGCATCGATTAGTAATTATTGATGGTTTGTATAGTTTTAGTGAGTATAAAACTCTCAAAAAAGAGTTTGATGAGGAATTACTAGTTTTAGGAGTTTTTACTCCTAAAGTTATGAGATATCAACGATTAACTTTAAGAAATGAGAGACCTTTAACAATTGCAGAAGCAGAGAAAAGAGATTTCCTAGAAATTGAGAAAATTGAAAAAGGAGGTCCAATTGCCATGGCAAACATTACTATAATCAATAATGGAAGTCAGTATCAGCTATATGAACAGCTAGACCAATTACTTGCAGAAATATTACAAGGTGTTCCACCTATACTTTGTAAAGTATAA
- the dxr gene encoding 1-deoxy-D-xylulose-5-phosphate reductoisomerase, whose product MKAISLLGSTGSIGTQTLDIVRQYPNQFQVVGLAAGRNIEMLAQQIREFQPAIAAISEVDKLSELQAAIADVDPQPILLAGEQGVIEVARYCEAEVVVTGIVGCAGLLPTIAAIEAGKDIALANKETLIAGGPVVLPLVHKHGVKLLPADSEHSAIFQCLQGVPAGGLRRILLTASGGAFRDWPVEKLSKVTVADALKHPNWSMGRKITVDSATLMNKGLEVIEAHWLFGVDYDQIDIVIHPQSIIHSLIELQDTSVLAQLGWPDMRLPLLYALSWPERIYTNWQPLDLVKVGQMTFRAPDHQKYPCMQLAYAAGQAGGCMPAVLNAANEQAVALFLEERIQFLDIPRLIEQACDRYLVHNRSTPTLEDIIGADQWARQEVVTASQTLKLLMIKG is encoded by the coding sequence ATGAAAGCTATATCTCTCCTTGGTTCGACAGGCTCTATCGGTACTCAAACACTGGATATTGTCAGGCAATACCCTAACCAGTTTCAGGTTGTGGGGTTGGCAGCAGGACGGAATATTGAAATGCTGGCTCAACAGATTCGTGAGTTCCAACCTGCGATCGCAGCAATCAGTGAAGTAGACAAGTTGTCTGAGTTGCAAGCAGCGATCGCCGACGTTGATCCCCAACCAATTCTGTTAGCAGGGGAACAAGGGGTAATTGAGGTTGCCCGCTACTGTGAAGCCGAAGTTGTGGTGACCGGCATTGTGGGTTGTGCAGGTTTACTACCTACGATTGCCGCTATTGAGGCTGGCAAAGATATTGCTTTAGCAAATAAAGAAACCCTGATTGCTGGCGGACCAGTTGTCTTGCCCCTAGTACACAAGCATGGCGTAAAGCTGTTACCAGCAGATTCAGAGCATTCAGCGATTTTTCAGTGTTTGCAAGGGGTGCCTGCTGGGGGACTGCGGCGGATTCTGCTGACAGCTTCTGGGGGCGCTTTCCGGGATTGGCCTGTTGAAAAGTTATCAAAAGTGACTGTTGCTGATGCTTTAAAGCATCCTAACTGGTCAATGGGTCGCAAAATTACAGTGGATTCTGCTACTCTAATGAATAAGGGATTAGAGGTCATTGAAGCTCACTGGCTCTTTGGTGTTGACTATGACCAGATTGACATTGTCATTCATCCTCAAAGCATTATCCATTCTCTGATTGAATTGCAAGACACCTCAGTGCTAGCACAACTGGGCTGGCCTGATATGCGCCTGCCACTACTGTATGCTCTATCTTGGCCTGAACGCATTTACACTAATTGGCAGCCGTTGGATTTAGTGAAAGTGGGGCAGATGACTTTTCGTGCTCCAGACCACCAAAAGTATCCTTGCATGCAACTAGCTTATGCCGCAGGTCAAGCTGGGGGTTGTATGCCAGCAGTTCTCAACGCAGCGAATGAGCAGGCTGTAGCCCTCTTCTTAGAAGAACGAATTCAGTTTCTTGATATCCCGCGTTTGATTGAACAGGCGTGCGATCGCTACCTTGTCCATAATCGTTCCACCCCGACTCTTGAAGATATCATTGGTGCAGACCAATGGGCAAGACAAGAAGTTGTGACTGCAAGTCAAACCCTAAAGCTTTTGATGATAAAAGGATGA
- a CDS encoding cytochrome P450, which produces MLTKEIPVAKGLPLIGNLVFLSKNNRKFEQFCIENYRKLGPLYKACVLGKEFKIFAGPEANMFVTQQGIHHLTTREAFMVMEKEFGENTIMVLDGDSHRRSRKIVDQFLNAAAIAQYVNPMIQVTLNFIKDWQIGQRIELFHAALPKIILNQLSSALLSCTLTDDFVEDIYICISTLLKVTSEQKGESALRKPTYLKVKNRMLTFVKQLVDERRKTGQVTDSPDVVDFLLSVKDDDGQLLTEEEIFSYIPIIIAAGLDTVAHTSAFLIYEILKHPEIYQQVMAEVSAVFDNRIPDLEDMKNMKVLRGAAMETLRLHPVVFMTQRYVQHPFDYQDYRVESGQIMYFASGVSHFLPELFPNPYTFDVERYAPPREEHKQPGAFAPFFLGPHRCAGARLAEIQLMLTAATILYTVQPQLDPPNYTMKTALYTEESPTLAVKGNFYIKTRRKIPLSSLA; this is translated from the coding sequence ATGCTGACCAAAGAAATACCAGTAGCTAAAGGATTACCGCTGATTGGAAATCTCGTTTTTTTATCAAAAAATAACCGAAAGTTTGAACAGTTTTGTATAGAAAATTATCGAAAGCTTGGTCCCCTATATAAAGCTTGTGTGCTGGGAAAGGAATTCAAGATATTTGCGGGACCTGAAGCCAATATGTTTGTCACTCAACAAGGGATTCATCACTTGACGACTCGTGAGGCTTTCATGGTTATGGAAAAGGAATTTGGAGAGAATACCATAATGGTGTTGGATGGTGATTCTCACCGTCGCTCTCGCAAAATAGTTGACCAATTTCTTAATGCTGCTGCGATAGCGCAATATGTCAACCCAATGATTCAAGTAACCTTAAACTTCATAAAAGACTGGCAGATAGGTCAGCGCATTGAATTATTTCATGCAGCATTGCCAAAAATTATTTTAAATCAATTATCGTCAGCTTTATTAAGCTGTACATTAACAGATGATTTTGTGGAAGATATTTATATATGTATTTCGACACTTTTAAAAGTTACTTCTGAACAAAAAGGCGAAAGTGCATTACGTAAACCCACTTATTTAAAAGTTAAAAATCGAATGCTTACTTTCGTAAAACAACTTGTTGATGAACGACGCAAAACTGGGCAAGTAACTGACAGTCCAGACGTGGTGGATTTCTTACTTTCAGTAAAAGATGATGATGGTCAGCTTCTTACGGAAGAAGAAATTTTTTCCTACATACCAATAATTATTGCTGCAGGTCTAGATACAGTTGCTCACACTTCGGCATTTCTCATTTATGAGATTTTAAAGCATCCAGAAATATATCAGCAAGTCATGGCAGAAGTGAGTGCGGTTTTTGATAATCGTATTCCTGATTTAGAAGATATGAAAAACATGAAAGTATTGCGTGGTGCAGCAATGGAAACTTTACGGCTACATCCAGTCGTATTTATGACACAACGCTATGTACAGCATCCATTTGATTATCAAGACTATAGAGTTGAAAGTGGACAAATCATGTATTTTGCCTCAGGAGTATCACATTTTTTACCAGAATTATTCCCAAATCCATATACCTTTGATGTAGAGCGCTATGCTCCACCTCGTGAAGAACATAAGCAGCCTGGAGCATTCGCGCCATTCTTTTTAGGTCCACATAGGTGTGCGGGAGCAAGGTTAGCAGAAATACAGCTTATGCTAACTGCGGCTACTATTTTGTACACTGTTCAACCACAGCTAGACCCACCTAATTACACTATGAAAACGGCACTTTATACAGAAGAAAGCCCAACATTAGCAGTAAAAGGTAATTTCTACATAAAAACTAGGCGTAAAATTCCACTTTCTTCATTGGCATAG